The following are encoded in a window of Sphaeramia orbicularis chromosome 20, fSphaOr1.1, whole genome shotgun sequence genomic DNA:
- the eya1 gene encoding protein phosphatase EYA1 isoform X5 encodes MEMQDLASPHSRVSGSSESPNGPNLDNSHINNNSMTPNGTEVKTEPMTSSEIASSVADTSLDSFSGSAIGTSGFSPRQTHQFSPQIYPSKTYPHILPTPSSQNMAAYGQTQYTTGMQQAAAYASYPQPGQPYGIPAYGIKTEGGLSQSQSPGQTGFLSYSSGFTTPQTGQAPYSYQMQGGTFTTTSGLYAGNNSLTNSTGFNSTQQDYPSYPAFGQGQYAQYYNSSPYTSPYMTSNNTSPSTPSTTTTYTLQEPPAGITSQALTDNPAAEYSTIHSPSTPIKDSDSDRLRRASDGKSRGRGRRNNNPSPPPDSDLERVFIWDLDETIIVFHSLLTGSYANRYGRDPPTSVSLGLRMEEMIFNLADTHLFFNDLEECDQVHIDDVSSDDNGQDLSTYNFSADGFHAAATSANLCLATGVRGGVDWMRKLAFRYRRVKEIYTTYKNNVGGLLGPAKREAWLQLRAEIEALTDSWLTLALKALTLIHSRSNCVNILVTTTQLIPALAKVLLYGLGIVFPIENIYSATKIGKESCFERVIQRFGRKVVYIVVGDGVEEEQGSKKHNMPFWRISSHSDLMALHHALDLEYL; translated from the exons ATGGAAATGCAGGATCTAGCCAGTCCTCACAGCCGAGTAAGTGGAAGCAGTGAATCTCCTAATGGTCCCAACCTCGACAACTCGCACATTAATAACAATTCCATGACACCCAATGGCACTGAAG TTAAAACCGAGCCAATGACCAGCAGTGAAATCGCCTCCTCAGTAGCAGACACCTCTCTAGACAGCTTCTCAGGATcag CTATTGGAACCAGTGGCTTCAGCCCAAGACAAACTCACCAGTTCTCTCCGCAGATTTACCCTTCCAA AACATATCCGCATATTCTTCCTACTCCTTCATCCCAAAATATGGCTGCGTATGGGCAGACGCAGTACACCACAGGAATGCAGCAGGCCGCAGCTTATGCTAGCTATCCTCAGCCTGGACAGCCCTATGGCATCCCAGCCTACG GCATAAAGACAGAAGGGGGTCTGAGCCAGTCCCAGTCCCCGGGACAGACGGGCTTCCTAAGCTACAGCTCTGGCTTCACCACGCCACAGACAGGACAGGCCCCCTACAGCTACCAGATGCAGG GTGGTACTTTTACAACTACGTCAGGATTGTATGCAGGAAACAACTCCCTGACAAACTCAACTGGTTTCAACAGCACGCAACAG GACTACCCCAGTTATCCAGCTTTTGGCCAGGGCCAGTATGCTCAGTATTACAACAGCTCACCCTACACTTCACCTTACATGACAAGCAACAACACCAGCCCCAGCACGCCCTCCACCACAACCACCTACACCCTCCAGGAGCCACCCGCTGGTATTACCAGCCAGGCCCTCACAGATAACCCTGCAG CAGAGTACAGTACCATCCACAGTCCATCAACCCCCATtaaagattcagattcagatcgaTTGCGCCGGGCCTCAGATGGAAAGTCACGTGGCCGAGGAAGGAGGAACAACAACCCATCACCACCGCCCGACTCCGACCTTGAG CGAGTTTTCATCTGGGACCTGGATGAAACAATCATCGTTTTCCATTCCTTGCTTACGGGTTCTTATGCCAACAGATATGGACGG GACCCTCCGACATCTGTGTCATTAGGCCTGAGGATGGAAGAAATGATCTTCAACTTGGCGGACACACACTTATTTTTCAACGACTTAGAG gaATGTGACCAGGTCCATATCGACGACGTTTCCTCCGATGACAACGGCCAGGATCTGAG TACATATAACTTCAGCGCTGACGGTTTCCACGCAGCAGCGACCAGTGCCAACCTGTGTCTGGCCACAGGCGTGAGGGGAGGTGTGGACTGGATGAGAAAACTGGCCTTCCGCTACAGACGAGTAAAAGAAATCTACACCACCTACAAAAATAACGTAGGAG GTCTGCTGGGCCCAGCCAAAAGGGAAGCCTGGTTGCAATTGCGAGCAGAAATTGAAGCCTTGACGGACTCCTGGTTAACACTGGCACTGAAAGCACTAACATTAATCCACTCAAG GTCAAACTGTGTGAATATCCTGGTGACCACCACGCAACTCATCCCTGCCCTGGCAAAAGTCCTGCTCTATGGCTTGGGCATAGTCTTTCCTATTGAGAATATTTATAGCGCAACCAAAATAG GGAAGGAGAGCTGCTTTGAGAGAGTAATTCAAAGATTCGGGAggaaagttgtttacattgttgTTGGAGATGGTGTGGAAGAGGAGCAAGGCTCAAAAAAG CACAACATGCCCTTCTGGAGGATCTCCAGCCATTCAGACCTCATGGCCCTCCACCATGCTTTAGACCTGGAGTACTTGTAG